The following proteins are co-located in the Flectobacillus major DSM 103 genome:
- a CDS encoding SusC/RagA family TonB-linked outer membrane protein, producing the protein MQKITSLLYRNRLKIVRIGLFQIISAFLMVTMTYAHPINAQEVLNKELTLQIDNASLKDVLRQIHQTTQVKFVYSDSHLNLQEKVSLRANKEKLHVILNRLLSPLKIEYRTVNEKILLSLAKKIEVESPPQPPKKVTTNMLGVDVKGKVTDEKGDPIPAVNVLVKGTSIGTSTNASGNYTLSNLPSNDDNLVLVFSFVGYETQEIALNNRSIINVQLKTDSKILNEVVVVGYGTAKKQDLSAAVSTVPDMAQIKNRPVLNVEGMIQGKVAGVTTVSNGGHPDKAPSITIRGTGSRGTESVLYVVDGVPNAPYNPADVETITVLKDAASASIYGAFSGAAGVILITTRQATQGKPSVEYSSFMGAKNAWKTPQSLNATDEARVANLAYTNAGLKPLDGWDATKNPYAQVTRTDWVDNIFRTGIIQRHNISVNAGSDKLSTLFQARYEKDEGTLLNTYNQNISLRFNTVYKFSDKVKFRQELFWNNNDARGTSTESGYTGTILSAIYMPRSATPYYEDGTFGGVGPRTSAYLGIHGDVVNPVATLLRNQPYNKSNDLQSVSEFSIANVIPGLSFISRFSYRQKSSLYKNFEPKRTEPGKPNDQNTLSYSTARDYHWIWENTANYNLNVDKHSIGAMVSMTAQENASRGFSAAAKGLQNEQDWAQFFINATIFDQTRPTDYDWKDRNLSYVGRLSYSWADRYFLTSSYRYDIAGRLATAARGKGFSGVTAAWKLTSEPFFHVKNIDLLKIRASWGRIGNIGSVAMYYGYPKLSSDNTYQIGNGAPTYNAFYVKSLNNPNLSWETSEQIDIGLDLAILKQKLNITVDYFDKLTFDLIKQQDTGWPNTNGLEAPYINQGKIRNTGFEFSASWRDQIGKLTYEINGNIATLKNRVEYIDDNPASFWQHTDAWRGTLTPFRSTVGQPYYSYWLIQTAGIFQTDQEAEAYTYNGTRIQPYAKAGDLKFVDANGDGKINDADRVYMGNAFPKLTYGFTTNLYWKNFDMSIFFQGVQGVKLFHAFKESTLNASEQGYNRWDKILDAWSPTNTGSSIPRISAADPNKNFQTPSDWYLESGDYLRLKNLMIGYTFPKFVGNTALRVYFSGDNLLTFTKYSGMDPEIGGFGLDGGQFPVSRIYSFGLKLKF; encoded by the coding sequence ATGCAAAAAATTACAAGTTTATTGTACCGTAACCGACTAAAAATCGTGCGTATTGGTCTTTTCCAAATCATCTCGGCGTTTTTAATGGTCACTATGACCTACGCCCATCCTATCAATGCCCAAGAGGTCTTGAACAAGGAACTTACCTTACAAATAGACAATGCAAGCCTGAAAGATGTTCTGCGACAGATTCATCAAACAACTCAGGTGAAGTTTGTGTATAGCGACAGCCATCTCAATTTACAAGAAAAAGTAAGTTTGAGAGCCAATAAAGAAAAGTTACACGTGATTTTGAATCGTTTGTTATCTCCTCTCAAGATAGAATACCGAACGGTTAATGAAAAAATCTTGCTGTCGCTTGCCAAAAAAATAGAAGTAGAAAGCCCACCTCAACCTCCAAAGAAAGTAACAACCAATATGTTGGGCGTAGATGTAAAGGGAAAAGTAACCGACGAAAAAGGTGATCCTATTCCAGCCGTAAACGTATTGGTAAAGGGTACATCAATAGGTACATCTACCAATGCAAGTGGTAATTATACCTTGAGCAACCTTCCATCTAACGACGACAATCTGGTATTGGTATTTAGTTTTGTAGGATACGAAACACAGGAAATAGCCTTGAATAATCGCTCTATTATCAATGTGCAGCTCAAAACAGATTCTAAAATACTGAATGAAGTTGTAGTGGTAGGATACGGTACAGCCAAAAAGCAAGATTTGTCGGCGGCTGTTTCGACCGTACCCGATATGGCTCAAATCAAAAACCGCCCTGTATTGAATGTAGAAGGTATGATACAGGGTAAAGTGGCAGGCGTAACTACAGTAAGTAATGGTGGACACCCCGACAAAGCACCAAGTATTACGATTCGTGGAACGGGGTCGAGAGGTACAGAGAGTGTGTTATATGTAGTGGATGGTGTGCCGAATGCTCCTTACAACCCCGCCGATGTAGAAACCATTACGGTGTTGAAAGATGCAGCGTCGGCTTCTATTTATGGGGCCTTTTCGGGAGCGGCTGGGGTTATTTTAATTACAACCCGACAAGCTACTCAAGGTAAGCCTAGTGTAGAATATAGCAGCTTTATGGGAGCTAAAAATGCTTGGAAAACGCCCCAATCGTTGAATGCAACAGACGAGGCCAGAGTTGCCAATTTGGCATATACCAACGCAGGCCTTAAACCTCTTGATGGCTGGGATGCCACCAAAAACCCATACGCACAAGTTACTCGTACCGATTGGGTTGACAATATTTTCAGAACGGGGATTATTCAGCGTCATAATATTTCGGTCAATGCGGGTTCTGACAAACTATCTACCCTTTTTCAAGCTCGTTATGAAAAAGACGAAGGAACTTTACTCAATACCTACAACCAAAATATTTCTTTGCGTTTTAATACCGTATACAAGTTTTCGGACAAAGTAAAGTTTCGTCAAGAACTATTCTGGAACAACAACGATGCTCGTGGTACATCTACCGAAAGTGGCTATACAGGAACAATCCTTTCGGCCATATATATGCCTCGTTCGGCCACACCTTATTATGAAGACGGTACATTTGGCGGTGTTGGGCCAAGAACATCGGCTTATTTAGGGATTCATGGCGACGTAGTAAACCCCGTAGCTACTTTATTGAGAAATCAGCCCTACAACAAAAGCAATGATTTACAGTCGGTTTCTGAATTTAGTATTGCCAATGTGATTCCAGGCCTGAGTTTTATATCTCGTTTTTCATATCGTCAAAAAAGCTCGTTGTACAAAAACTTTGAGCCAAAACGTACCGAACCTGGAAAACCCAACGACCAAAATACCCTTTCGTATTCTACCGCTCGTGATTACCACTGGATTTGGGAAAATACGGCCAATTATAACCTCAATGTCGACAAGCATAGTATTGGAGCAATGGTATCTATGACTGCCCAAGAAAATGCTAGCCGAGGATTTAGTGCTGCCGCCAAAGGGCTTCAAAACGAACAAGATTGGGCTCAGTTCTTTATTAATGCAACCATTTTTGACCAAACTCGCCCTACCGACTACGACTGGAAAGACCGTAACCTTTCGTATGTAGGTCGTCTTTCATATAGCTGGGCCGACCGTTATTTTCTTACCTCAAGCTATCGTTACGATATAGCAGGTCGTCTTGCTACTGCTGCCCGAGGAAAAGGCTTTTCGGGCGTTACGGCTGCATGGAAATTAACCTCTGAGCCATTTTTTCATGTAAAAAATATTGATTTGTTGAAAATAAGAGCCAGTTGGGGGCGTATTGGCAATATAGGCTCGGTAGCAATGTATTATGGTTATCCTAAGCTTTCATCCGACAATACCTATCAAATTGGTAATGGAGCACCTACCTACAATGCTTTTTATGTGAAAAGCCTTAATAATCCTAATCTATCTTGGGAAACCTCAGAGCAAATAGATATTGGTTTAGATTTAGCCATTCTAAAACAAAAACTCAATATTACGGTAGACTATTTCGATAAGCTTACCTTCGACTTAATCAAGCAACAAGATACGGGCTGGCCTAATACCAACGGCTTAGAAGCTCCATATATTAATCAGGGTAAAATCAGAAATACAGGGTTTGAGTTTTCGGCTAGCTGGCGTGACCAAATAGGTAAACTCACCTACGAAATCAATGGAAACATTGCTACCCTGAAAAACCGAGTAGAATATATTGACGACAACCCTGCCTCGTTTTGGCAACATACCGATGCTTGGAGAGGAACACTAACGCCTTTCCGTTCTACTGTAGGGCAGCCGTATTATTCTTATTGGCTAATTCAAACAGCGGGTATATTCCAAACCGATCAAGAGGCCGAAGCATATACATATAATGGCACAAGAATACAGCCTTATGCCAAAGCAGGAGACCTCAAGTTTGTAGATGCCAATGGCGATGGTAAAATCAATGATGCCGACCGTGTGTATATGGGCAATGCTTTCCCTAAACTCACTTATGGATTTACGACTAATTTATATTGGAAAAATTTCGATATGAGTATTTTCTTTCAAGGTGTACAGGGCGTAAAATTGTTCCATGCTTTCAAAGAATCAACCCTGAATGCGTCTGAACAAGGCTATAACCGTTGGGATAAAATCTTAGATGCTTGGTCGCCAACCAATACAGGGTCATCGATTCCTCGTATTTCGGCCGCCGACCCCAACAAAAACTTCCAAACGCCATCTGATTGGTATTTGGAAAGTGGCGACTACTTACGCCTCAAAAACCTTATGATTGGATATACTTTTCCAAAGTTTGTGGGCAATACAGCCCTTCGAGTTTATTTCAGTGGCGATAACCTGCTAACCTTTACCAAATACTCAGGAATGGACCCCGAAATTGGTGGATTTGGCCTCGATGGCGGTCAGTTTCCTGTGTCAAGAATTTATTCATTTGGTCTTAAACTCAAATTTTAA